From the genome of Mucilaginibacter paludis DSM 18603:
TGTTAAGCATTGAAGAAGTCTATACCGATGGCACCAAGATAGAGGCCAATGCCAACAGATACACTTTTGTATGGAAAAAGGCGATCCAGACCAATAAGGAAAAGATGAAAAAAGCGCTGGGTGAAATCTGGGAATATGCTCAAAGTATAGCCAAAGCCGAAGATAACCTCCCTGAACCACCGGATTTTACGGATATCAGCCCAAAAAGGGTACAGGATACGGTGGATACGCTCAACGCGGTACTGGCCGAGAAGCCCCATACCAGTAAAGAGATGAAGGCAAAGCTGAAATATGTAAGCAGGGAATACCCCAAGAAAATAGCCGAATATGAACGCAAAGAGGCCATTCTGGGCAATCGAAACAGCTTCAGCAAGACCGATACCGATGCAACCTTCATGCGGATGAAGGAAGACCACATGCAGAACGGACAGCTTAAAGCAGGCTACAACGTTCAGATCTCCACATCCAACCAGTTCATCGTCAATTACACCATCCACCCGAACCCCACCGACACCACGACATTACAAGCGCATTTAGAGCAACACAAGGCCAGTTATGGTAAAACCCTGGAAACTATTACTGCAGATGCCGGTTACGGAAGTGAAGAAAATTATGACCTGTTAGAAGCCCGGAATATTGAAGCCTATGTTAAATATGGGATGTTCGATAAACAGCAGAGCGAACATTACAATACCAAGCAGCCATTTAGTGCCGACAAACTGTTCTATGATCCGGCCCAGGATTGCTACATCTGCCCGATGGGACAAAGAATGCACTATATCGGTGATGGAAAGCGAAAAACAAGTACCGGCTTTGAGCAGACCAGCAAAAGGTATCAGGCAAAGAATTGTTCTGGCTGTCCATTAAATGGGGCCTGCCATAAATCTCAGGGGAATAGAATTATAGAGGTTAACGAAAATCTAAAGCGACATAAAGCAATAGCGTACGGACTGCTCAATAGTGAAAAGGGCATCGAAAAACGAAAGCAGCGATGTTATGATGTTGAACCAGTTTTCGGAAATATCAAACAGAACCACGGGTTCCGCCGCTTTATGCTCCGCGGCAAGGAAAAAGTGGCAATCGAATGGGGGTTATTGGCAATTGCACAAAACATCAGGAAAAAAGCAGCTTAAAAAAGCTGTTTTTGTGCCTCTTTTGAAAATAATCGGTTTAGAACAGCAAATTAAGACGGTACAGTCAAAGGATAATATAAAATCCAAAAAAACATAAAAAAGGCCATCTCAGTATTTTGAGACAGCCTCTACCCATCCCGTTTATTCCTATCATCTGCACGTTCGCTCATTCATCATCCGCATCTTAGGCATCTGCACATTTTCACATTTGTCATTTGCACATTCATCCACACATTTCCAA
Proteins encoded in this window:
- a CDS encoding IS1182 family transposase; this translates as MASGKPTFKPYYQSQVMAIPPTLDELVAKGHPVRIVNDIVNRINIQGLLDAYHIKGTSSYHPQMLLKVLVYGYVSNVYSSRKLETACKENINLMWLSGMSYPDHNTINRFRGVRLKDALRSVFEEVVKLLAEEGLLSIEEVYTDGTKIEANANRYTFVWKKAIQTNKEKMKKALGEIWEYAQSIAKAEDNLPEPPDFTDISPKRVQDTVDTLNAVLAEKPHTSKEMKAKLKYVSREYPKKIAEYERKEAILGNRNSFSKTDTDATFMRMKEDHMQNGQLKAGYNVQISTSNQFIVNYTIHPNPTDTTTLQAHLEQHKASYGKTLETITADAGYGSEENYDLLEARNIEAYVKYGMFDKQQSEHYNTKQPFSADKLFYDPAQDCYICPMGQRMHYIGDGKRKTSTGFEQTSKRYQAKNCSGCPLNGACHKSQGNRIIEVNENLKRHKAIAYGLLNSEKGIEKRKQRCYDVEPVFGNIKQNHGFRRFMLRGKEKVAIEWGLLAIAQNIRKKAA